A window from Dehalobacter sp. DCA encodes these proteins:
- a CDS encoding M42 family metallopeptidase: MTDTKPLDPLDFTLLQQLTQTFGPSGQEHNVAALILDQTKNYADTAYTDTLGNLIVRKKGQGRKMMIACHMDEVGIMVTHINKQGYLYFAPVGGLRDHVLLAQRFVFANGAVGVVSREEKKKPDENSPERLFLDLGATSEQEARTMVREGDMAVFSGAYQETKDCMISKALDNRAGCFIALEVLKRVSSQDDLYFVFTAQEEVGARGAKTAAYALEPDLALNIDTTFSFDMPREYEVPRTSLNKGIAIKVMDRSIVVSPQIKNWMAEIAEQHEIPYQWEIITNGGTDSGPVHLTKGGIPTGGLAVPVRHLHTPGEIASKNDIRSGISLLLALLE; this comes from the coding sequence ATGACAGATACAAAACCTTTAGACCCTTTAGATTTCACCTTACTTCAGCAGCTCACCCAGACTTTTGGTCCTTCAGGCCAAGAACACAACGTTGCGGCGCTGATTTTAGACCAGACAAAAAATTATGCGGATACCGCTTATACGGATACACTGGGTAATCTGATTGTCAGAAAAAAAGGCCAGGGAAGGAAAATGATGATTGCCTGCCATATGGATGAAGTCGGCATCATGGTGACCCATATCAATAAGCAGGGCTATCTGTATTTTGCACCGGTTGGCGGTTTACGAGATCATGTTCTGCTCGCGCAGCGCTTTGTTTTTGCCAACGGAGCAGTAGGTGTCGTCAGCCGTGAAGAGAAAAAGAAGCCGGATGAAAATTCACCGGAACGGCTGTTCCTCGATCTTGGAGCAACCAGTGAGCAAGAGGCCAGAACGATGGTCCGGGAAGGCGATATGGCCGTATTCTCCGGAGCTTATCAGGAGACCAAAGACTGTATGATCTCCAAAGCGCTGGATAACCGGGCAGGCTGTTTTATCGCCTTGGAAGTATTGAAAAGAGTCAGCAGCCAGGATGACTTGTACTTTGTGTTTACTGCCCAGGAAGAAGTAGGCGCGCGCGGAGCAAAAACAGCTGCCTACGCGCTGGAACCGGATCTCGCTTTGAATATCGATACGACGTTCAGTTTTGATATGCCCAGGGAATACGAGGTGCCGCGGACTTCTCTGAATAAAGGTATTGCGATTAAAGTGATGGACAGATCGATCGTCGTATCTCCCCAAATTAAAAACTGGATGGCCGAAATCGCCGAACAGCACGAGATACCCTATCAATGGGAAATCATTACAAACGGAGGTACCGATTCCGGCCCGGTTCACCTGACCAAAGGCGGGATCCCTACCGGGGGCCTGGCTGTTCCAGTCCGGCATCTGCATACGCCAGGTGAAATTGCGTCTAAAAACGATATTAGATCCGGTATATCGCTGTTGCTTGCCTTACTTGAATAA
- a CDS encoding rhomboid family intramembrane serine protease, protein MNTTYKEEFKVFYVTYLLVLINVVVFLVMELAGGTQNPYVLIFFGAKMNTLIDAGQYWRLLTSMFIHIGFTHLLFNVYALIVLGKLAERLFGHGRFLLIYLFSGLAGSLISYLWGPELSAGASGAIFGLLGAIIIYGCRKPAFWRTGLITNLAIVLGINLVFGVVFSGIDNFAHLGGLFGGAVSSALLLFLQRQRQNLQ, encoded by the coding sequence ATGAATACGACATATAAGGAAGAATTCAAAGTTTTTTATGTAACCTATTTGCTTGTCCTGATCAATGTGGTTGTTTTTCTTGTCATGGAGCTGGCCGGGGGGACGCAAAACCCATATGTCCTGATCTTTTTCGGGGCTAAAATGAATACATTGATCGATGCAGGGCAATACTGGCGTCTTTTGACCAGTATGTTCATACATATCGGTTTTACCCACCTTCTGTTCAACGTGTACGCACTGATTGTTCTGGGAAAATTAGCCGAGAGATTGTTTGGCCATGGCCGCTTTTTGCTGATTTACCTGTTCAGCGGTCTGGCCGGGTCACTTATCAGTTATCTCTGGGGACCCGAATTGTCGGCAGGTGCCTCCGGAGCGATATTCGGCCTGCTGGGGGCAATTATCATTTATGGCTGCAGAAAACCAGCGTTTTGGAGAACGGGTCTGATTACCAATCTTGCAATCGTGCTCGGTATTAACTTGGTCTTTGGTGTTGTTTTTTCAGGTATCGATAATTTCGCTCATTTAGGCGGACTTTTTGGCGGCGCTGTCAGCAGTGCGCTTCTCCTTTTCTTGCAGCGTCAAAGACAAAATTTACAATGA
- a CDS encoding penicillin-binding protein, producing the protein MKKTKQYFYREWVIYGLLIGLSVLILGRLFYLQVINSAELKARGADFQAIRQTMLYERGAIMDAQGNVLAKSVPVKDVYADPRMLDKSIAKDKTLTSEQILQKKEKIAENIAAILGEDKNDILTLLRKDLAWVSLKRQVDISTAEKIKELDIQGIGFSDNYKRSYPAGEMGAAILGIVNMAGDGVEGLEYSYNAELKGEANLENPAETDQNNEIQDNVQSGDNLTLTLDSTIQHLIEHELDDIVAETKPQRAVILAMDPKTGKILGMGSRPSYDPSNYASTKPDQRKNLAISMIYEPGSTFKIITGSAALEENAINTTQLFKDPGYWVVGGRRITNWDSDRKAHGNITFVDGMKLSSNVVLAQVGQKLGRDLFYTYLKSFGFGSLTDIDISGEERGLLIDKSRVKSLELATMSFGQANLVTPIQLLTAICAVANGGQLMQPYIVENIKNKDGEIVSKTQPKVVRQVISKTTSKTMSDILVSVVDSGTGSRAKISGIKVAGKTGTAQKIDPETGKYSDTDYIVSFVGYAPANDPKIAVLVVIDTPHAPVIQGGTLGGPRVKNIIEGTLQYYGVPVSAETPSDLTKVDPDVLAEQAAAKNGNTAADKNNTPARQAGEGEVLVPDLKGLTIRQAGELLGKLDLRYEFGGSGLAYKQSPEAGKVVNRGDTIEVLFGTGK; encoded by the coding sequence GTGAAAAAAACGAAGCAGTATTTTTACCGGGAGTGGGTTATCTATGGCCTGCTCATCGGTTTGAGCGTCTTAATATTAGGAAGACTGTTTTACCTCCAGGTTATCAATTCCGCAGAGTTAAAGGCCAGAGGTGCAGATTTCCAGGCGATAAGACAGACCATGCTTTATGAGCGGGGAGCCATTATGGATGCACAGGGCAATGTGCTGGCGAAAAGTGTGCCGGTGAAGGATGTCTATGCCGATCCGAGAATGCTGGATAAATCCATTGCCAAGGATAAAACGCTGACAAGCGAGCAAATATTACAAAAAAAAGAGAAAATCGCTGAAAATATTGCGGCCATTTTGGGGGAAGATAAAAATGATATTCTTACCCTGCTGCGAAAAGACTTGGCATGGGTCAGCTTGAAACGGCAGGTAGATATCAGTACGGCGGAAAAAATTAAAGAACTTGATATTCAAGGGATCGGCTTCAGTGATAATTATAAAAGAAGCTATCCGGCAGGGGAGATGGGAGCGGCTATACTTGGCATCGTCAATATGGCTGGAGACGGGGTTGAAGGTCTGGAGTATTCCTACAACGCCGAGCTTAAAGGGGAAGCAAATTTAGAGAATCCGGCAGAAACGGATCAAAACAATGAGATTCAGGATAATGTACAGTCAGGGGACAATTTAACCCTGACCCTCGATTCCACCATTCAGCATCTCATTGAACACGAGCTGGATGATATTGTGGCAGAAACCAAGCCACAGAGAGCGGTTATCCTGGCCATGGATCCCAAGACCGGCAAAATACTCGGTATGGGCTCCAGACCGTCCTATGATCCGAGCAATTATGCCTCCACCAAACCGGATCAAAGGAAAAACCTGGCCATCAGCATGATTTATGAACCCGGGTCCACGTTTAAAATCATCACCGGATCGGCAGCACTCGAAGAAAATGCCATTAATACGACCCAGCTCTTCAAAGATCCAGGCTATTGGGTTGTCGGGGGCCGCAGGATCACAAACTGGGATTCCGACAGAAAGGCGCATGGCAACATTACTTTCGTCGATGGCATGAAGCTGTCTTCCAACGTTGTACTTGCCCAGGTCGGACAAAAACTAGGCAGAGACCTATTCTATACATACTTAAAGTCTTTTGGCTTCGGAAGTCTGACAGATATTGATATTTCCGGTGAAGAAAGAGGCCTATTGATTGACAAGAGCAGGGTCAAAAGCCTTGAACTGGCGACCATGTCGTTCGGTCAGGCCAACCTTGTCACCCCGATCCAGCTCTTAACGGCAATCTGTGCGGTGGCCAACGGAGGCCAGCTCATGCAGCCGTATATTGTAGAAAACATTAAGAATAAGGACGGGGAGATCGTCAGTAAAACCCAGCCGAAGGTTGTCCGTCAGGTTATTTCCAAGACAACCAGCAAGACCATGAGCGATATCCTCGTGAGTGTCGTAGACAGCGGTACCGGAAGCCGGGCTAAAATTTCCGGTATCAAAGTTGCCGGCAAAACGGGAACAGCCCAGAAAATTGATCCTGAAACCGGGAAGTACTCGGATACCGATTATATCGTCTCTTTTGTCGGCTATGCTCCGGCCAACGATCCAAAGATAGCCGTACTGGTAGTTATTGATACCCCACATGCACCGGTCATCCAGGGGGGAACACTCGGTGGACCGCGCGTTAAAAATATTATCGAGGGCACTTTACAATATTATGGCGTGCCGGTTTCCGCTGAGACCCCGAGTGATCTTACCAAGGTTGACCCTGACGTTCTGGCGGAGCAAGCAGCCGCTAAAAACGGTAATACGGCAGCAGACAAGAACAATACTCCTGCCAGACAGGCCGGGGAAGGCGAAGTCCTTGTACCTGATCTAAAAGGATTGACCATCAGACAAGCCGGCGAATTACTAGGAAAACTGGATTTGCGCTATGAATTCGGCGGCAGCGGGCTCGCCTATAAACAGTCACCGGAGGCCGGCAAAGTTGTCAATCGGGGAGATACGATCGAAGTTCTGTTTGGGACAGGTAAGTAG
- a CDS encoding M20/M25/M40 family metallo-hydrolase gives MHVLRNSFELARELTCSLTEMTGVSGYEQGLKTTLQDIFVPLSTETFSDFIGNFYAVKKGEHSGKHSVMLAAHIDEIGLMITHIDERGFLHFVTLGGIDQRTLLYQEILVHGKEELRGVVCLGSSHKDSKKQQTLDIEDLVIDIGFNDAAAVQMVKPGDIASIKRCPLHLLNDRISGKALDDRAGVAVLAVCLNELMGMKHQHDVVAVATVQEEVGLRGGLTSSERLLPSLAVAVDVTHAQTLDTKSQVSAELAKGPVISLGPNIHPWVYARLSDSAQQNRIACQRQAVPGATGTDARVIQLTGYGIPTGLVSIPLRYMHTSVETASLQDIVECGKLLAYFIASLPEELEEL, from the coding sequence ATGCACGTGTTAAGGAACTCCTTCGAGCTTGCGCGGGAACTTACCTGTTCGTTAACGGAAATGACAGGTGTTTCCGGGTATGAACAGGGCTTAAAAACAACACTTCAGGATATTTTTGTGCCACTATCGACAGAGACTTTCTCTGATTTTATCGGCAATTTCTATGCGGTTAAAAAAGGAGAACACAGCGGGAAACATTCCGTAATGCTTGCTGCCCATATCGACGAGATCGGATTGATGATCACCCATATTGATGAAAGAGGATTTTTACACTTTGTCACGCTCGGCGGAATTGACCAGAGAACCTTGCTTTACCAGGAAATCCTGGTACACGGAAAGGAAGAGCTGCGGGGCGTAGTTTGCCTGGGATCTTCCCACAAGGACAGCAAAAAACAGCAGACCCTCGATATAGAGGATCTGGTGATCGATATCGGTTTTAATGATGCAGCGGCAGTTCAAATGGTCAAACCGGGAGATATCGCCAGCATCAAAAGATGCCCACTGCATCTGCTCAACGACAGAATATCCGGCAAAGCGCTTGACGACAGAGCTGGAGTCGCAGTACTGGCTGTATGCCTGAACGAACTGATGGGTATGAAACATCAGCATGATGTGGTAGCGGTCGCTACGGTTCAGGAAGAAGTGGGTTTAAGAGGAGGGCTTACCAGCTCAGAGCGACTTCTGCCGTCGCTGGCAGTTGCCGTTGATGTGACGCATGCCCAAACGCTGGATACCAAAAGTCAGGTTTCCGCTGAACTGGCGAAAGGACCGGTGATCAGTCTCGGTCCGAATATCCATCCCTGGGTCTACGCCAGGCTCTCCGACAGTGCACAGCAGAACAGGATTGCCTGTCAGCGGCAGGCGGTCCCCGGGGCAACAGGCACCGATGCCAGAGTAATTCAGCTGACCGGTTATGGTATACCGACCGGGCTGGTCTCCATACCTCTCCGGTATATGCATACGTCCGTCGAGACGGCCTCGCTGCAGGATATTGTTGAATGCGGCAAGCTGCTGGCGTATTTCATTGCGTCGTTGCCGGAAGAATTGGAGGAACTCTAA
- the trxB gene encoding thioredoxin-disulfide reductase: MYDLIIIGGGPAGLTAAIYAARGGLKTAVVESMMPGGQAAATEKIENYPGFPEGITGFDLMNAFYKQAMNQGAEFIFEPVLHLDLQKEIKTVVTGQQTLEAKAMIIAAGSKPRFLGVAGEDTFHGRGVSYCATCDGAFYKGKKVAVIGGGNAALEEGVYLTKFASEVYIVHRRKEFRASQVAAQRAKENPKVKFVLDSVVQEIAGNDKVQKIILKNAGSGAVEEIEVDGVFIYIGTEPNTKFTSEYFEVDQYGYIITDALLKTNINGVYAAGDIRNTPLRQVATAVGDGALAAVQVEKYLAKME, encoded by the coding sequence ATGTATGATCTGATTATTATCGGAGGCGGCCCTGCAGGGCTTACAGCAGCCATTTATGCGGCAAGGGGAGGATTAAAAACAGCAGTTGTCGAATCCATGATGCCGGGCGGGCAGGCAGCGGCGACGGAAAAAATTGAAAATTATCCGGGATTTCCGGAAGGGATTACCGGCTTCGATTTAATGAATGCTTTTTATAAACAAGCCATGAATCAGGGCGCCGAATTCATTTTCGAACCGGTCCTGCATCTGGATCTTCAGAAAGAAATAAAGACGGTTGTGACCGGACAGCAAACCCTCGAAGCGAAAGCGATGATCATTGCTGCCGGATCCAAGCCGCGTTTTTTGGGCGTAGCGGGAGAAGATACCTTTCACGGACGCGGCGTATCGTATTGTGCCACTTGTGATGGGGCGTTTTATAAAGGAAAGAAAGTCGCTGTCATCGGCGGCGGAAACGCCGCGCTGGAGGAAGGTGTCTACCTGACGAAGTTTGCATCTGAAGTCTATATCGTTCACCGCCGAAAAGAGTTCAGAGCTTCGCAGGTAGCAGCCCAAAGGGCGAAAGAAAACCCGAAAGTTAAGTTTGTCCTGGACAGTGTTGTTCAGGAGATCGCCGGTAATGATAAAGTACAAAAAATAATTCTTAAGAATGCCGGTTCCGGGGCTGTGGAAGAAATCGAGGTTGACGGTGTCTTTATTTATATCGGCACCGAACCAAATACCAAGTTTACGTCAGAATACTTCGAAGTCGATCAATATGGGTATATTATCACAGATGCTTTGCTGAAAACAAATATTAATGGGGTCTATGCGGCCGGAGATATCCGTAATACCCCTTTGAGACAGGTTGCAACCGCAGTCGGGGATGGAGCGCTTGCGGCAGTTCAGGTTGAAAAGTATCTGGCGAAAATGGAATAG
- a CDS encoding M42 family metallopeptidase, which yields MLLKELSELNGVSGNEKTVRDFILEHLKYRLQEKLNSCRTDQIGNLLIEKKGIEKGSGEKMPKVLVCAHMDEIGLMVTEITADGYLKFQTVGGIEPGILIAKTVVFSGGLQGVIGLKAVHLQKTEERKKIPDVEDLYIDIGASSKAEAENVVKLGDYVTFPTIFEEIGSGLYKGKALDDRVGCAAIMELLEQDYPCDLTAVFTVQEEVGLRGSKVVSNYLQADLALVVEATRAADFTESERENWIVTLGNGPACSLMDSATVYKPGLVQKVMAAAAKNNIPLQFRQGAAAANDAGNIHQAGIGIPTITLSVPCRNIHTMSSIISKNDYQHCVRLLQCILNDIHDFLNLNIS from the coding sequence ATGCTGTTAAAAGAATTATCTGAACTTAACGGCGTATCCGGTAATGAAAAGACTGTCAGGGATTTTATTCTGGAACATCTTAAATACCGACTCCAGGAAAAGTTAAATTCCTGCAGGACGGATCAAATCGGAAATCTACTGATAGAGAAAAAAGGGATTGAAAAAGGTTCCGGTGAAAAAATGCCAAAAGTCCTGGTTTGTGCCCATATGGATGAAATCGGCCTGATGGTTACGGAAATTACTGCGGATGGCTATCTGAAGTTTCAGACTGTCGGCGGTATTGAACCGGGGATCCTGATAGCTAAGACTGTCGTATTCAGCGGCGGTCTGCAGGGCGTCATCGGTTTGAAAGCTGTTCATTTACAGAAAACGGAGGAAAGAAAAAAAATCCCAGATGTTGAGGATCTCTACATCGATATCGGGGCATCCTCGAAGGCAGAAGCAGAGAACGTTGTGAAGCTGGGCGATTACGTCACATTCCCAACAATATTTGAAGAGATTGGTTCAGGACTGTACAAAGGAAAAGCTCTTGATGACAGGGTGGGCTGTGCGGCGATCATGGAGCTCTTAGAACAGGATTATCCTTGTGATCTGACAGCCGTATTCACAGTACAGGAGGAGGTCGGCCTGCGCGGATCGAAAGTGGTAAGCAATTATCTTCAGGCTGATCTGGCACTGGTTGTTGAGGCGACACGCGCTGCTGATTTTACTGAATCCGAACGGGAAAACTGGATTGTCACACTAGGAAACGGTCCGGCCTGTTCGCTGATGGATTCCGCAACCGTCTATAAACCTGGACTCGTCCAAAAAGTGATGGCTGCAGCTGCAAAAAATAATATTCCGCTCCAATTCAGACAAGGGGCTGCCGCGGCCAATGATGCAGGAAATATCCATCAGGCCGGTATCGGCATACCTACGATTACACTCAGTGTACCCTGCCGGAATATTCATACCATGAGCTCCATCATTTCAAAGAATGATTATCAGCACTGCGTGCGGCTTCTTCAATGCATTTTAAATGACATTCACGATTTCTTAAATCTTAATATTTCTTAA
- a CDS encoding LysM peptidoglycan-binding domain-containing protein has protein sequence MYFGRKSGYMNQPPAVNMMNQPDMTGMMNQPEMTGMMNQQDMMGMMNPEMMSQYEQMGPEGMYAEQTQSGYTCDPCDPCGCTPYYEHMEVHKPLPEVYVVQKGDTVYKIAQRYGLDWRELAGYNHLGNPDLIYPGERLFIPPRY, from the coding sequence ATGTACTTCGGAAGAAAATCCGGCTATATGAATCAGCCGCCGGCTGTAAATATGATGAATCAGCCTGATATGACCGGTATGATGAATCAGCCTGAGATGACTGGTATGATGAACCAGCAGGATATGATGGGCATGATGAACCCGGAAATGATGTCTCAGTATGAACAGATGGGTCCTGAAGGCATGTATGCGGAGCAGACGCAGTCAGGGTATACCTGCGATCCATGCGATCCATGCGGCTGTACACCTTATTATGAACACATGGAGGTTCATAAGCCGCTGCCGGAAGTTTATGTCGTTCAAAAAGGGGATACCGTTTACAAAATCGCGCAGAGATATGGACTGGATTGGCGTGAACTTGCTGGGTATAACCATTTAGGCAATCCCGATCTTATCTATCCCGGTGAAAGACTTTTTATTCCTCCCAGATATTAA